In the genome of Sorangium aterium, one region contains:
- a CDS encoding STAS domain-containing protein: MSYTRTDNGSETVVQFEGTLDAVTAPEFRTLVDELVAENRQNITLELSSLRLIDSSGVGVIVSLFKRVRANGGQVRIVGLRDQPRAIFRLLRLDRVFPT; the protein is encoded by the coding sequence ATGAGCTATACGCGGACCGATAACGGCAGTGAGACGGTCGTGCAGTTCGAGGGGACCCTCGACGCAGTGACCGCACCGGAGTTCAGGACATTGGTGGACGAGCTGGTGGCCGAGAACCGGCAGAACATCACGCTCGAGCTCTCGTCCCTCCGGCTGATCGACAGCTCGGGCGTCGGCGTCATCGTCTCGCTGTTCAAGCGGGTACGGGCCAACGGCGGCCAGGTGCGCATCGTCGGGCTGAGGGATCAGCCGCGCGCGATCTTCCGCCTGCTGCGCCTCGATCGGGTGTTCCCCACGTGA
- a CDS encoding ATP-binding protein: MIRLRVPGSLTYRHLALRVVAAACKMAAPGRVEGGSPGLTQEDFEDQTVSAFGEAFNNIAIHGYRAGPPGDVDIEIESDADGIIIRLMDTGCSFDPAAIDNPPIDDLPESGMGLFIIKSFMDEVDYCPGSPNVLRLVKRREGSSCIAGDEGEGSSEQEHSDADFAGATGHRTSSFRMRSVSRSGATRAAGGIKIQ; the protein is encoded by the coding sequence GTGATCCGACTCCGCGTACCAGGTTCGTTGACCTATCGCCACCTCGCCCTCCGCGTGGTGGCGGCCGCATGCAAGATGGCCGCGCCTGGGAGGGTCGAGGGCGGGTCGCCCGGCCTCACCCAGGAGGATTTCGAGGACCAGACCGTCTCGGCGTTCGGCGAGGCGTTCAACAACATCGCGATTCACGGATACCGCGCTGGCCCGCCGGGCGACGTCGACATCGAGATCGAGTCCGACGCGGACGGCATTATCATTCGCTTGATGGACACGGGCTGCAGCTTCGATCCCGCGGCCATCGACAACCCTCCCATCGACGACCTCCCCGAGTCCGGGATGGGGCTCTTCATCATCAAGTCGTTCATGGATGAGGTCGACTACTGTCCCGGCAGCCCGAATGTCCTGCGTCTGGTGAAGCGGAGGGAGGGCAGCTCGTGTATTGCCGGCGACGAGGGTGAAGGCAGCAGCGAACAAGAGCATTCCGACGCCGATTTCGCCGGGGCGACAGGGCATCGGACAAGCAGTTTTCGAATGCGGAGCGTCTCCCGTTCGGGCGCGACCCGCGCCGCAGGGGGAATTAAAATCCAATGA
- a CDS encoding sugar transferase encodes MTPGVRVAKRAIDIAGSLVGLTLTLPLYPLIGAAIYLESPGPIFYMQRRAGMLIGTEVRDGVAYPRFVEFHMRKFRSMRVDAEKLTGAVLAQQDDPRITRVGRFLRKTRLDEIPQFWSVLMGDMSIVGPRPERPELLVNLALAIPFFEERMRDIKPGITGLAQVSLGYTGRAPAESEVAAFEATLTNPFGLEEAEGAEADDMRMKLLFDLAYAASLEKLSTFLQMELSIIVKTPLVMVLGLGR; translated from the coding sequence GTGACACCTGGCGTTCGTGTAGCGAAACGTGCGATCGACATCGCGGGCTCGCTCGTGGGTCTCACGCTGACCCTCCCGCTCTACCCTCTCATCGGCGCGGCTATCTACCTCGAGTCGCCCGGGCCGATCTTCTACATGCAGCGCCGTGCCGGGATGCTCATCGGCACGGAAGTGCGGGACGGCGTGGCCTACCCGCGATTCGTCGAATTCCACATGCGCAAATTTCGTTCCATGCGCGTGGATGCCGAGAAGTTGACGGGGGCCGTGCTCGCCCAGCAGGACGACCCGCGCATCACCCGGGTCGGCCGCTTCCTGCGCAAGACGCGCCTCGACGAGATCCCGCAGTTCTGGAGCGTGCTCATGGGGGACATGAGCATCGTGGGGCCGCGCCCCGAGCGCCCCGAGCTGCTCGTCAACCTCGCGCTCGCCATTCCGTTCTTCGAGGAGCGGATGCGCGACATCAAGCCGGGCATCACGGGGCTCGCGCAGGTGTCGCTCGGGTATACCGGGCGCGCCCCGGCGGAGAGCGAGGTCGCCGCGTTCGAGGCGACGCTGACGAACCCGTTCGGCCTCGAGGAGGCGGAGGGCGCCGAGGCCGACGACATGCGGATGAAGCTGCTCTTCGACCTCGCGTACGCCGCGTCGCTCGAGAAGCTCTCGACGTTCCTGCAGATGGAGCTCTCGATCATCGTGAAGACGCCGCTCGTGATGGTCCTCGGCCTGGGGCGCTGA
- a CDS encoding O-antigen ligase family protein, protein MLALPGVILLIIFIYGRPQEWDERFENLPFLYLWLGLAFMGMGLDLAMGKVRLKATPQLRWAIVVYFWCVFTLGFRNPAEFSEGFVSISVTFVLFFLIGHSTDGFKGFQKLATTVLIMGLFVAGVAVHQGFSSFQCLAMTQTIGGSRGEAGIPDGRSCELRVDCREGPGADPEVEYLCERVGLFKTSTINGRVRWRGVLQDPNELALTSGIVLPFSFAMFEQKRSFMRALLVFGSLLLIATAIILTQSRGGQLVFATVLGVYFVKKYGIRGAIFGAICAAPLMMLGGRGGDEADESAGERTEILGEGLNIYRMFPLMGAGFRQFTEHHWLTAHNAYLLALSELGPLGMFAWSAMIYLTLKISLVALKRYEHGAQFATIRAWAMAIMAGFCGMMVGIFFLSFTYHYVLWIYFGLAGSLYCAIRSVDPSFSIQFEKRDLYRLILADLGLVFVIFLLSKRA, encoded by the coding sequence ATGCTCGCGCTCCCCGGGGTCATCCTTCTCATCATCTTCATCTACGGCAGGCCCCAGGAATGGGACGAGCGCTTCGAGAACCTGCCGTTCCTGTACCTCTGGCTCGGCCTCGCCTTCATGGGCATGGGCCTCGACCTCGCCATGGGCAAGGTCAGGCTGAAGGCGACCCCGCAGCTCCGGTGGGCCATCGTCGTCTACTTCTGGTGCGTGTTCACGCTCGGCTTCCGGAACCCCGCCGAGTTCTCGGAGGGCTTCGTCTCGATCAGCGTGACGTTCGTGCTCTTCTTCCTGATCGGGCACAGCACCGACGGCTTCAAGGGCTTCCAGAAGCTCGCCACCACGGTGCTCATCATGGGCCTCTTCGTGGCGGGCGTCGCCGTGCACCAGGGGTTCTCCTCGTTCCAGTGCCTGGCGATGACGCAGACCATCGGCGGCTCGCGCGGCGAGGCCGGCATCCCCGACGGCCGCTCGTGCGAGCTGCGCGTGGACTGCCGCGAGGGGCCGGGCGCCGATCCCGAGGTCGAGTACCTGTGCGAGCGCGTCGGCCTCTTCAAGACGTCGACGATCAACGGCCGCGTGCGCTGGCGCGGCGTGCTCCAGGATCCGAACGAGCTCGCGCTCACGTCGGGCATCGTGCTGCCGTTCAGCTTCGCGATGTTCGAGCAGAAGCGCTCCTTCATGCGCGCGCTCCTGGTCTTCGGCTCGCTCCTCTTGATCGCGACCGCGATCATCCTCACGCAGTCCCGGGGCGGCCAGCTCGTCTTCGCGACGGTGCTGGGCGTCTACTTCGTCAAGAAGTACGGCATCCGCGGCGCGATCTTCGGCGCGATCTGCGCGGCGCCGCTCATGATGCTCGGCGGCCGCGGCGGCGACGAGGCCGACGAGTCGGCGGGCGAGCGCACGGAGATCCTAGGCGAGGGGCTGAACATCTACCGGATGTTCCCGCTCATGGGCGCGGGCTTCCGCCAGTTCACGGAGCACCACTGGCTCACCGCGCACAACGCGTACCTCCTCGCGCTCTCGGAGCTCGGCCCGCTCGGGATGTTCGCGTGGTCGGCGATGATCTACCTCACCCTCAAGATCTCGCTGGTCGCGCTCAAGCGGTACGAGCACGGCGCCCAGTTCGCGACGATCCGCGCCTGGGCCATGGCGATCATGGCCGGGTTCTGCGGGATGATGGTCGGGATCTTCTTCCTCTCGTTCACCTACCACTACGTGCTCTGGATCTACTTCGGCCTGGCGGGGTCGCTGTATTGCGCCATCAGGAGCGTCGATCCGAGCTTCTCGATCCAGTTCGAGAAGCGCGACCTCTACCGGCTCATCCTGGCCGACCTCGGCCTGGTGTTCGTGATCTTCTTGCTGAGCAAGAGGGCCTAG